A part of Micromonospora chersina genomic DNA contains:
- a CDS encoding ABC transporter permease, with amino-acid sequence MTRPARRRQRVPLALLLPAGLGLLFLVLPLAGLLVRAPWTTLPRRLAQPGVLAALRLSLETATLATLLCVALGVPLAWLLARVEFPGRRLVRALVTVPLVLPPVVGGVALLLVFGRRGLVGSWLDATFGVTLPFTTAGVVLAEAFVAMPFLVIAVEGALRGADARYEEAAATLGAGRWTTFTRVTLPLVAPGVAAGAVLCWARALGEFGATITFAGNYPGRTQTMPLAVYLALEADVQAAIVLSLILLTVSVAILAGLRDRWVGVT; translated from the coding sequence GTGACCCGACCCGCGCGCCGCCGGCAACGGGTGCCGCTGGCCCTGCTGCTCCCCGCCGGTCTCGGGCTGCTCTTCCTCGTCCTGCCGCTGGCCGGGCTGCTGGTCCGGGCGCCCTGGACCACGCTGCCCCGGCGGCTGGCCCAGCCCGGTGTGCTCGCCGCGCTGCGGCTGTCCCTGGAGACCGCCACGCTGGCCACGCTGCTCTGCGTGGCGCTCGGCGTACCCCTGGCCTGGCTCCTGGCCCGGGTCGAGTTCCCCGGCCGGCGGCTCGTCCGCGCGCTGGTCACCGTGCCGCTCGTGCTGCCGCCGGTGGTCGGCGGGGTGGCGCTGCTGCTGGTCTTCGGCCGGCGCGGCCTGGTCGGGTCCTGGCTGGACGCCACCTTCGGGGTGACCCTGCCGTTCACCACCGCCGGCGTGGTGCTGGCCGAGGCGTTCGTCGCCATGCCCTTCCTGGTCATCGCCGTCGAGGGCGCGCTGCGCGGCGCCGACGCCCGCTACGAGGAGGCGGCGGCCACCCTCGGCGCCGGTCGCTGGACCACCTTCACCCGGGTCACCCTGCCGCTGGTCGCTCCCGGGGTCGCGGCCGGCGCGGTGCTGTGCTGGGCCCGCGCGCTCGGCGAGTTCGGTGCCACCATCACCTTCGCCGGCAACTATCCGGGGCGGACGCAGACCATGCCGCTCGCCGTCTACCTGGCGCTGGAGGCCGACGTGCAGGCCGCCATCGTGCTCAGCCTCATCCTGCTCACCGTCTCCGTGGCCATCCTGGCCGGGCTGCGCGACCGCTGGGTCGGTGTGACGTGA
- a CDS encoding ABC transporter ATP-binding protein gives MTTPPLLDAHLVADRGAFHLDVRLRIEPGEVVALLGPNGAGKTTALRALAGLHPLSAGHLTLDGVDLDRPDRRVWTPPERRPVGVVFQDYLLFPHLSALDNVAFGPRRRGADRRAARARAQGWLDRVGLGGQARHRPRQLSGGQAQRVALARALAVEPTLLLLDEPLAALDARTRLDTRAELQRHLGAHPGATLLVTHDPLDALVLADRLVIVEQGRVVQEGDAATVTARPRTDYVARLVGLNLHRGHADGHAVTVGGLTLTTADTVRGEAFVAFPPAAVALHPTRPDGSPRNVWAATVTGVQRHGDNLRVQLAGPVAVAADVTPAAAAHLGLRPGQEVWAAVKAAETRAYPA, from the coding sequence GTGACCACCCCGCCCCTGCTCGACGCGCACCTGGTCGCCGACCGGGGCGCCTTCCACCTCGACGTCCGGCTGCGCATCGAGCCCGGGGAGGTGGTGGCGCTGCTCGGCCCGAACGGGGCCGGCAAGACCACCGCGCTGCGGGCCCTCGCCGGGCTGCATCCGCTCAGCGCCGGGCACCTCACCCTCGACGGCGTCGACCTCGACCGCCCCGACCGGCGGGTGTGGACCCCGCCCGAGCGGCGCCCGGTCGGCGTGGTGTTCCAGGACTACCTGCTCTTCCCGCACCTCAGCGCACTGGACAACGTCGCGTTCGGGCCGCGCCGCCGGGGCGCCGACCGGCGGGCCGCCCGGGCCCGGGCCCAGGGCTGGCTGGACCGGGTCGGCCTGGGCGGGCAGGCCCGGCACCGGCCGCGCCAGCTCTCCGGCGGGCAGGCCCAGCGGGTCGCGCTGGCCCGCGCGCTCGCCGTCGAGCCCACCCTGCTGCTTCTCGACGAGCCGCTTGCCGCGCTCGACGCCCGCACCCGGCTCGACACCCGCGCCGAACTCCAGCGGCACCTCGGCGCGCACCCCGGCGCCACCCTGCTGGTCACCCACGACCCCCTGGACGCGCTGGTGCTCGCCGACCGGCTGGTCATCGTCGAGCAGGGGCGGGTGGTCCAGGAGGGCGACGCGGCGACCGTCACGGCCCGGCCCCGCACCGACTACGTCGCCCGGCTGGTCGGGCTCAACCTGCACCGCGGGCACGCCGACGGGCACGCCGTCACCGTCGGCGGGCTCACCCTCACCACGGCGGACACCGTACGCGGGGAGGCGTTCGTCGCTTTCCCGCCGGCCGCCGTCGCACTGCACCCGACCCGCCCGGACGGCAGCCCGCGCAACGTCTGGGCGGCCACCGTGACCGGGGTGCAGCGGCACGGCGACAACCTGCGGGTCCAGCTCGCCGGGCCGGTCGCCGTGGCCGCCGACGTCACCCCCGCCGCGGCGGCCCACCTCGGCCTGCGCCCCGGCCAGGAGGTCTGGGCGGCGGTCAAGGCCGCGGAGACCCGGGCGTACCCGGCGTGA
- a CDS encoding sulfatase: MALRIRLRRPAGPATPVPDTGASPPPGDATMSDAAGPARPASRTRRVAGAVLTGLAALLVVAALVAPDRLADVGPAAVLRIPVEALVAAALLLVLPARFRRPVAVALGAVLGLLTVVKLLDAGFRVARDRPFDVLLDWGLFDDGFGYLTDSAGRAGAIAAAVGVVLLVVGLPVLLALAVRRLARLLARHRTGAVRVVAALAVLWLGCALFGVRLAAGAPVADRSATGLVAAHAGQVRAGLRDRAAFAGEMTTDAYRDVPGDRLLTGLRGKDVLVAFVESYGRDAVEDPALAPGVNAVLDDGYRRLREAGFDARSGFLTSPTFGGGSWLAHATLLSGLWIDNDQRHRDLLAGDRLTLNGAFHRAGWQTVGVLPAATQPWPEGKFFGYDRYYDAEKLAYQGPKFSYAPMPDQYTLATFQRRERDRPHAPLMAEIPLVSSHSPWSAIPKPVPWDAVGDGSVFHTASTSTGGSRDVVQRDTAQVRDDYRHSIEYSLGTLVSYVLTYGGDDLVLVFLGDHQPNASVTGEGAGRDVPITIVAKDRAVLDRVAGWGWQDGLRPGPNAPVWRMDTFRDRFLAAFSPAH, translated from the coding sequence GTGGCACTGCGTATCCGTCTCCGCCGGCCGGCCGGGCCGGCCACCCCCGTCCCGGACACCGGGGCGTCCCCACCGCCGGGCGACGCCACGATGTCCGACGCCGCCGGCCCGGCGCGGCCCGCCTCGCGTACCCGTCGGGTGGCCGGCGCCGTCCTGACCGGACTGGCCGCGCTGCTCGTGGTGGCGGCGCTTGTCGCGCCGGACCGGCTGGCCGACGTGGGTCCCGCCGCCGTGCTGCGGATCCCGGTGGAGGCCCTGGTCGCGGCGGCGCTTCTGCTCGTCCTGCCGGCCCGGTTCCGCCGGCCGGTCGCCGTGGCGCTCGGCGCGGTGCTGGGCCTGCTGACCGTGGTCAAGCTGCTGGACGCCGGCTTCCGGGTGGCCCGGGACCGGCCGTTCGACGTGCTGCTCGACTGGGGACTGTTCGACGACGGCTTCGGCTACCTGACCGACTCGGCCGGCCGGGCCGGCGCGATCGCGGCGGCCGTCGGGGTGGTGCTGCTCGTGGTCGGCCTGCCCGTGCTCCTGGCGCTCGCCGTGCGGCGGCTGGCCCGGCTCCTGGCGCGGCACCGCACCGGCGCCGTCCGGGTGGTCGCGGCGCTGGCCGTGCTCTGGCTGGGCTGCGCCCTGTTCGGGGTACGCCTGGCCGCCGGCGCGCCGGTGGCCGACCGGTCGGCGACCGGCCTGGTCGCGGCGCACGCCGGCCAGGTCCGGGCCGGCCTGCGCGACCGCGCCGCGTTCGCCGGGGAGATGACGACCGACGCCTACCGGGACGTTCCCGGCGACCGGCTGCTGACCGGGCTGCGAGGCAAGGACGTTCTTGTCGCGTTCGTGGAGAGCTACGGGCGGGACGCCGTGGAGGACCCCGCGCTCGCGCCGGGCGTGAACGCGGTCCTCGACGACGGGTACCGGCGGCTGCGCGAGGCCGGCTTCGACGCCCGCAGCGGCTTCCTCACCTCGCCCACCTTCGGCGGCGGCAGCTGGCTGGCCCACGCCACCCTGCTCTCCGGCCTGTGGATCGACAACGACCAGCGCCACCGCGACCTGCTGGCCGGGGACCGGCTCACCCTCAACGGCGCGTTTCACCGGGCCGGCTGGCAGACGGTCGGGGTGCTGCCCGCCGCCACCCAGCCCTGGCCGGAGGGGAAGTTCTTCGGCTACGACCGCTACTACGACGCGGAGAAGCTGGCCTACCAGGGGCCGAAGTTCAGCTACGCGCCCATGCCCGACCAGTACACCCTGGCCACGTTCCAGCGCCGGGAGCGGGACCGGCCGCACGCCCCGCTGATGGCCGAGATCCCGCTGGTGTCCAGCCACTCCCCCTGGTCGGCGATCCCGAAGCCGGTGCCCTGGGACGCGGTGGGCGACGGCAGCGTCTTCCACACGGCGTCCACGAGCACCGGGGGTAGTCGGGACGTGGTGCAGCGGGACACCGCGCAGGTCCGCGACGACTACCGGCACTCCATCGAGTACAGCCTCGGCACCCTGGTGTCGTACGTGCTGACCTACGGCGGGGACGACCTGGTGCTGGTGTTCCTGGGCGACCACCAGCCGAACGCCTCGGTGACCGGCGAGGGCGCCGGCCGGGACGTGCCGATCACCATCGTGGCGAAGGACCGGGCCGTGCTGGACCGGGTCGCCGGCTGGGGCTGGCAGGACGGGCTGCGCCCCGGCCCGAACGCTCCGGTGTGGCGGATGGACACCTTCCGGGACCGCTTCCTCGCCGCCTTCTCCCCCGCACACTGA
- a CDS encoding zinc-dependent alcohol dehydrogenase: MTGEARAFWLRAPGEGELRPVALAPPGPGEVLVRTRYSGVSRGTETLVFTGRVPADQHATMRAPFQEGDFPAPVKYGYLSVGIVEEGPAELRGRTVFCLHPHQTAYVVPADAVVVVPDGVPAARAVLAGTVETAVNALWDAAPLVGDRVTVVGGGMVGCCVAAVLAGFPGVRVELVDADPARAGVAAALGVDFALPADAAGDRDLVVHASATAEGLQRALELLRPERTVLELSWYGDRPVTLALGGAFHSKRLGIRSSQVGTVSPRRADRSYADRLAVALDLLADPAFDALLTGRSRFADLPDVLDRLASGRLPALCQLITYDEE, from the coding sequence GTGACCGGTGAGGCCCGCGCCTTCTGGCTCCGCGCCCCCGGCGAGGGCGAGCTCCGCCCGGTCGCGCTCGCCCCGCCCGGCCCCGGTGAGGTGCTGGTCCGCACCCGCTACTCCGGCGTCAGCCGGGGCACCGAGACCCTCGTCTTCACCGGTCGGGTCCCCGCCGACCAGCACGCCACGATGCGCGCCCCGTTCCAGGAGGGCGATTTCCCGGCCCCGGTGAAGTACGGCTACCTGAGCGTCGGCATCGTCGAGGAGGGCCCGGCGGAGCTGCGTGGGCGTACCGTCTTCTGCCTGCACCCGCACCAGACCGCGTACGTGGTGCCCGCCGACGCCGTGGTGGTCGTACCCGATGGGGTGCCGGCGGCCCGCGCGGTGCTGGCCGGGACCGTGGAGACCGCGGTGAACGCGCTCTGGGACGCCGCGCCGCTGGTCGGCGACCGGGTCACCGTGGTCGGCGGCGGCATGGTCGGGTGCTGCGTGGCCGCCGTGCTGGCGGGCTTCCCCGGGGTGCGCGTCGAACTGGTCGACGCCGACCCGGCGCGGGCCGGGGTGGCCGCGGCGCTCGGCGTCGACTTCGCGCTGCCGGCCGACGCGGCCGGCGACCGGGACCTCGTGGTGCACGCCAGCGCCACCGCCGAGGGGCTGCAACGCGCCCTGGAGCTGCTCCGCCCGGAGCGCACCGTGCTGGAGCTGAGCTGGTACGGCGACCGCCCGGTCACCCTCGCCCTGGGCGGGGCGTTCCACTCGAAGCGGCTCGGCATCCGCAGCAGCCAGGTCGGCACCGTGTCGCCCCGGCGCGCGGACCGCAGCTACGCCGACCGGCTGGCCGTCGCCCTGGACCTGCTCGCCGACCCGGCGTTCGACGCGCTGCTCACCGGCCGGTCCCGGTTCGCCGACCTGCCCGACGTGCTGGACCGGCTCGCGTCCGGCCGGCTCCCCGCGCTCTGCCAGCTCATCACCTACGACGAGGAGTGA
- a CDS encoding 6-pyruvoyl trahydropterin synthase family protein, which translates to MFSVTVRDHMMVAHSFRGEVFGPAQRLHGATFVVDATFRRPDLDADGIVVDIGLATEQLKAVLGALTYRNLDDEPDFAGVNTTTEVLARTVADRLADAVHAGRLGEGARGLAGITVTLHESHVAWASYERSL; encoded by the coding sequence ATGTTCAGCGTCACCGTCCGGGACCACATGATGGTCGCCCACAGCTTCCGCGGCGAGGTGTTCGGCCCGGCCCAGCGGCTGCACGGCGCGACATTCGTCGTCGACGCCACCTTCCGCCGCCCGGACCTGGACGCCGACGGGATCGTCGTCGACATCGGGCTGGCCACCGAGCAGCTCAAGGCCGTGCTCGGCGCGCTCACCTACCGCAACCTGGACGACGAGCCGGACTTCGCGGGGGTGAACACCACCACCGAGGTGCTGGCCCGGACGGTGGCCGACCGGCTGGCCGACGCGGTGCACGCGGGGCGGCTCGGCGAGGGGGCGCGTGGCCTGGCCGGGATCACTGTCACCCTGCACGAGTCGCACGTCGCCTGGGCGAGCTACGAGCGGTCGCTGTGA
- a CDS encoding glycosyltransferase family 4 protein: MTVVHVVLPGDVDDPASPSGGNGYDRRACQGLAALGWTVREHPVPGGWPHPGAADRAALAGVLAALSDGAAVLLDGLVASTVPEVLAPHARRLRLVVLVHLPLEDDVEARALAAATAVVTTSEWTRRRLLDRYPLAADRVAVAPPGVDPAPVTPGSPAGARLLCVAAVTPLKGHDVLAAALHRAADLPWSCDWVGPLTRDPDFVARLRRRLADTGLAERVRLAGPRTGDDLAAAYAAADLLVLPSRRETYGMVVTEALARGVPVLASDTGGLPGTLGHSADGERPGLLVPPADPAALAGALRRWLTEPDLRDRLRRAARQRRDTLTGWPVTAHRLAAALKEATAA; the protein is encoded by the coding sequence ATGACAGTCGTGCACGTGGTGCTGCCGGGCGACGTCGACGACCCGGCGAGCCCCAGCGGCGGCAACGGGTACGACCGCCGGGCCTGCCAGGGGCTGGCCGCCCTCGGCTGGACGGTGCGGGAACACCCGGTGCCGGGCGGCTGGCCGCACCCGGGAGCGGCGGACCGGGCCGCGCTGGCCGGCGTGCTCGCCGCGCTGTCCGACGGCGCGGCGGTGCTGCTCGACGGGCTGGTCGCCTCGACCGTCCCGGAGGTGCTGGCCCCGCACGCCCGGCGGCTGCGCCTCGTGGTGCTGGTGCACCTGCCGCTGGAGGACGACGTCGAGGCCCGGGCGCTGGCCGCCGCGACCGCCGTGGTCACCACCAGCGAGTGGACCCGCCGCCGGCTGCTCGACCGCTACCCGCTCGCCGCCGACCGGGTGGCGGTCGCCCCGCCCGGCGTGGACCCGGCGCCGGTCACGCCCGGCTCGCCGGCCGGCGCCCGGCTGCTCTGCGTCGCGGCGGTCACCCCGCTCAAGGGGCACGACGTGCTCGCCGCCGCCCTGCACCGGGCCGCCGACCTGCCCTGGTCCTGCGACTGGGTGGGCCCGCTCACCCGCGACCCCGACTTCGTGGCGCGGCTGCGTCGGCGGCTCGCCGACACCGGCCTCGCCGAGCGGGTCCGGCTGGCCGGCCCACGGACCGGGGACGACCTGGCCGCCGCGTACGCCGCCGCCGATCTGCTGGTGCTGCCGTCCCGCCGGGAGACGTACGGCATGGTGGTCACCGAGGCGCTCGCGCGGGGCGTGCCGGTGCTGGCCAGCGACACCGGCGGCCTGCCCGGGACGCTCGGGCACAGCGCCGACGGCGAGCGGCCCGGCCTGCTGGTGCCCCCGGCGGACCCGGCCGCGCTGGCCGGCGCGCTGCGCCGCTGGCTCACCGAGCCGGACCTGCGGGACCGGCTGCGCCGCGCCGCCCGGCAGCGGCGCGACACCCTCACCGGCTGGCCGGTCACCGCGCACCGGCTGGCGGCGGCGCTCAAGGAGGCCACGGCGGCATGA
- a CDS encoding SAM-dependent methyltransferase has translation MTTSLLPPDFADWLRLREPVDAAARSAALLDEVRRRLPADRPLVVHDLGSGTGSMARWLAPRLPGPQRWVLHERDADLRARAAAEPVVAADGSPVTVLVRGSDITRLGAADLADAHLVTASALLDMLTAEEVERTVAACAGHPTLFAISVLGRVRFTPADPLDAEFEAAFNAHQRRAVGGRALLGPDAVDATVAAFRRRGVAVRTRPSPWRLGPEQAALTAAWLTGWLDAAVEERPELAGVVDAYRERRLAEAADGRLRVVLDHADLLAG, from the coding sequence ATGACCACCTCACTGCTACCCCCCGACTTCGCGGACTGGCTACGGCTGCGGGAGCCCGTCGACGCGGCCGCCCGCTCCGCCGCACTGCTCGACGAGGTCCGCCGCCGGCTGCCCGCCGACCGGCCGCTGGTCGTGCATGACCTGGGCAGCGGCACCGGGTCGATGGCGCGGTGGCTCGCCCCGCGGCTGCCCGGGCCGCAGCGCTGGGTGCTGCACGAGCGGGACGCGGACCTCCGCGCCCGGGCCGCCGCCGAGCCGGTCGTGGCCGCCGACGGCAGCCCGGTCACCGTGCTGGTCCGGGGCTCCGACATCACCCGGCTGGGCGCCGCCGACCTGGCCGACGCCCACCTGGTCACCGCCTCGGCGCTGCTGGACATGCTCACCGCCGAGGAGGTCGAGCGGACCGTGGCGGCGTGCGCCGGCCACCCCACCCTCTTCGCGATCAGCGTGCTGGGCCGGGTGCGGTTCACCCCCGCCGACCCGCTCGACGCCGAGTTCGAGGCCGCGTTCAACGCCCACCAGCGCCGTGCCGTCGGCGGGCGCGCCCTGCTCGGCCCGGACGCCGTGGACGCCACCGTGGCGGCCTTCCGCCGTCGAGGCGTCGCGGTGCGGACCCGGCCCAGCCCGTGGCGCCTCGGCCCCGAGCAGGCCGCGCTGACCGCGGCGTGGCTGACCGGCTGGCTCGACGCGGCCGTCGAGGAGCGGCCGGAGCTGGCCGGGGTGGTCGACGCGTACCGGGAGCGGCGGCTCGCCGAGGCGGCCGACGGCCGGCTGCGGGTGGTGCTGGACCACGCCGACCTGCTCGCCGGGTGA
- a CDS encoding lysylphosphatidylglycerol synthase domain-containing protein, protein MSHAAVAGPVPAAAPAPSRSFWAWARPLAGLAVLAALVWSVGTGPFLAGLRLIDAPALAAALGIGAVTTVCCAWRWSLVAGGLGVRLPLRAAVAHCYRAVFLNSTLPGGVLGDVHRAVRHGRDAGDVARGVRAVVWERSAGQVVQLVIAVAVLAALPSPVRPYLPAVAAGLAAVALALALAARAVPRSGASRWARAARTAVADVRAGLLARRTWLGVVAASAVVVAGHLATFVVAARTAGADAPLSRLVPLTLLALLAMGLPLNVGGFGPREGVAAWAFAAAGLTAAQGVATGTVYGALVLVASLPGAAVLLVRRRPTAEPGDCR, encoded by the coding sequence TTGTCACACGCCGCCGTCGCCGGGCCGGTCCCGGCCGCCGCGCCCGCACCGTCCCGGTCCTTCTGGGCCTGGGCCCGCCCGCTCGCCGGCCTCGCCGTGCTCGCCGCGCTGGTCTGGTCGGTGGGCACCGGCCCGTTCCTGGCCGGGCTGCGGCTGATCGACGCGCCGGCGCTCGCCGCCGCGCTCGGCATCGGCGCGGTCACCACCGTCTGCTGCGCCTGGCGCTGGTCGCTGGTCGCCGGCGGCCTGGGCGTACGGCTGCCGCTGCGGGCCGCCGTCGCGCACTGCTACCGGGCGGTCTTCCTCAACTCCACCCTGCCCGGCGGGGTGCTCGGCGACGTGCACCGGGCGGTCCGGCACGGCCGGGACGCCGGGGACGTGGCCCGGGGCGTCCGCGCCGTGGTCTGGGAGCGCAGCGCCGGCCAGGTGGTCCAGCTGGTCATCGCGGTGGCCGTGCTGGCGGCGCTGCCGTCCCCGGTCCGGCCGTACCTGCCGGCGGTGGCCGCAGGGCTGGCCGCCGTCGCGCTGGCGCTGGCGCTGGCCGCCCGGGCCGTGCCCCGTTCCGGGGCCTCCCGCTGGGCGCGGGCGGCGCGCACCGCCGTCGCCGACGTCCGGGCCGGGCTGCTCGCCCGGCGCACCTGGCTCGGCGTCGTGGCCGCCTCGGCCGTGGTGGTCGCCGGGCACCTGGCCACCTTCGTGGTGGCGGCACGCACCGCGGGCGCCGACGCGCCGCTGTCCCGCCTCGTGCCGCTGACCCTGCTGGCCCTGCTCGCCATGGGGCTGCCGCTGAATGTGGGCGGTTTCGGGCCGCGGGAGGGGGTGGCCGCCTGGGCGTTCGCCGCGGCCGGCCTGACCGCCGCGCAGGGCGTCGCCACCGGCACGGTCTACGGGGCGCTGGTGCTGGTGGCCAGCCTGCCGGGCGCCGCGGTGCTGCTGGTCCGCCGGCGTCCGACCGCGGAGCCCGGCGACTGTCGGTGA
- a CDS encoding GTP cyclohydrolase II, which yields MDETLPTATVRTEVTVPLRFPDGYVTSARVHSFHGLVDGREHLAIGLGERRDPDASPPLVRPHSECLTGDVFGSQRCDCGPQLREAVERIADAGGYLLYLRQEGRGIGLYAKLDAYALQDGGLDTYEANVALGRGADERDYTVAAQMLAALGVTRVALLSNNPDKAAQLERLGVTVVDRVLTGVHLSPANAGYLAAKVTRADHALDLPFVP from the coding sequence TTGGACGAAACGCTGCCCACCGCGACGGTCCGGACCGAGGTCACGGTCCCCCTGCGGTTCCCCGACGGGTACGTGACCAGCGCCCGGGTGCACTCCTTCCACGGCCTGGTCGACGGCCGCGAGCACCTCGCCATCGGGCTCGGTGAGCGGCGGGACCCGGACGCCTCCCCACCGCTGGTCCGCCCGCACAGCGAGTGCCTGACCGGGGACGTCTTCGGCAGCCAGCGCTGCGACTGCGGCCCGCAACTGCGCGAGGCGGTCGAGCGGATCGCCGACGCCGGCGGCTACCTGCTCTACCTGCGCCAGGAGGGCCGGGGCATCGGCCTCTACGCCAAGCTCGACGCGTACGCCCTCCAGGACGGCGGGCTGGACACCTACGAGGCAAACGTGGCGCTGGGCCGGGGCGCCGACGAGCGGGACTACACGGTGGCCGCGCAGATGCTCGCGGCGCTGGGCGTGACCCGGGTGGCCCTGCTCAGCAACAACCCGGACAAGGCCGCCCAGTTGGAGCGGCTGGGCGTCACGGTGGTCGACCGGGTGCTGACGGGCGTGCACCTGTCCCCGGCCAACGCGGGCTACCTGGCCGCCAAGGTCACCCGCGCCGACCATGCCCTCGACCTGCCCTTCGTGCCGTGA
- a CDS encoding RibD family protein, whose translation MTGRPYVLLSCAMSIDGYIDDATAERLLLSNDADLDRIDAVRAAADAIMVGAATVRRDDPRLLVRSERRRAERVARGLPPSPAKVTVTASGDLDPGARFFTMGDGPKLVYCPSGVVEKTREQVGAVATVVDAGDPVTPQAVLADLAGRGVGRLMVEGGGTVHCQFLTAGVADELHLVVAPFFVGDRRAPRFVGDGRFPWHPGRRARVVEVRQIGDVVLTRYALSDRCPG comes from the coding sequence GTGACCGGCCGGCCGTACGTGCTGCTCAGCTGCGCCATGTCGATCGACGGCTACATCGACGACGCCACGGCCGAGCGGTTGCTGCTGTCCAACGACGCCGACCTGGACCGGATCGACGCGGTGCGGGCCGCCGCCGACGCGATCATGGTGGGCGCCGCCACGGTCCGCCGCGACGACCCGCGGCTGCTGGTGCGCAGCGAGCGGCGGCGGGCCGAGCGGGTGGCCCGCGGCCTGCCCCCGTCACCGGCGAAGGTCACCGTCACGGCCAGCGGCGACCTCGACCCGGGCGCTCGGTTCTTCACGATGGGCGACGGGCCGAAGCTGGTCTACTGCCCGAGCGGCGTGGTGGAGAAGACCCGGGAGCAGGTGGGCGCCGTGGCCACCGTTGTCGACGCGGGCGACCCCGTCACCCCGCAGGCGGTCCTCGCCGACCTGGCCGGGCGCGGCGTCGGCCGGCTCATGGTCGAGGGCGGCGGCACCGTGCACTGCCAGTTCCTCACCGCCGGTGTCGCCGACGAGCTGCACCTGGTGGTCGCGCCGTTCTTCGTGGGCGACCGCCGGGCGCCCCGGTTCGTCGGGGACGGCCGCTTCCCGTGGCACCCGGGCCGCCGCGCCCGGGTCGTCGAGGTCCGCCAGATCGGCGACGTGGTCCTCACCCGCTACGCCCTGTCCGACCGCTGCCCAGGCTAG
- a CDS encoding FUSC family protein has protein sequence MRDWGKAAVGRLRQAWVPVVEAALAATVAWLIAARLIGHPDPFFAPSAALIVLGESRGQRVRQTIELVLGVAGGVLVADLVVHALGPGTATMLLVLLLTLGVTVAAGASSTLVIQTTVSALYLVVVAAPKGEFTPFRFVDALIGGAVALAASQLVVARDPLAPLVAEARRTYADLADLLDRVNAALDRCDAEAAQAALDRAREVDGCVERLRSAVRACAETLRLRVRRRRHLGQLEQVEATARQLDYAVRNIRVLARNGATLTRLHTAAPPELGAAIRSLAEAVRAAGAALATDLTGQGADRHAGRADESALEAVRIGARLLESGPPLPVVMIVGQIRATAIDLLRGVGEDGAAVLDRVDEALGLPTPAS, from the coding sequence GTGCGCGACTGGGGGAAGGCCGCCGTGGGGCGGCTGCGACAGGCCTGGGTGCCGGTGGTGGAGGCCGCGCTCGCCGCCACAGTGGCCTGGTTGATCGCCGCGCGGCTGATCGGCCACCCGGACCCGTTCTTCGCGCCGAGCGCCGCGCTGATCGTGCTCGGCGAATCGCGGGGGCAGCGGGTACGGCAGACCATCGAGCTGGTGCTCGGGGTCGCCGGTGGGGTGCTCGTCGCCGACCTGGTGGTGCACGCCCTCGGCCCCGGCACGGCGACCATGCTCCTCGTCCTGCTCCTCACCCTGGGCGTCACGGTGGCGGCCGGCGCGAGCAGCACCCTGGTCATCCAGACCACGGTCTCCGCGCTCTACCTGGTGGTGGTCGCCGCGCCGAAGGGCGAGTTCACCCCGTTCCGGTTCGTCGACGCGCTGATCGGCGGCGCGGTCGCCCTCGCCGCCAGCCAGCTCGTGGTAGCCCGGGACCCCCTCGCTCCGCTGGTCGCGGAGGCCCGCCGGACGTACGCCGACCTCGCCGACCTGCTCGACCGGGTGAACGCCGCGCTGGACCGCTGTGACGCCGAGGCCGCCCAGGCGGCGCTGGACCGGGCCCGGGAGGTGGACGGCTGCGTGGAACGCCTGCGCTCCGCGGTGCGGGCCTGCGCCGAGACGCTGCGACTGCGGGTCCGCCGCCGCCGGCACCTCGGCCAGCTCGAACAGGTCGAGGCCACCGCCCGGCAGCTCGACTACGCGGTACGCAACATCCGGGTGCTGGCCCGCAACGGCGCCACGCTGACCCGGCTGCACACGGCCGCCCCACCCGAACTGGGCGCGGCGATCCGCTCGCTCGCCGAGGCGGTACGCGCCGCCGGCGCGGCCCTGGCCACCGACCTGACCGGCCAGGGCGCCGACCGGCACGCGGGACGGGCGGACGAGTCGGCCCTGGAAGCGGTGCGGATCGGCGCGCGGCTGCTGGAGTCCGGCCCGCCGCTGCCCGTGGTCATGATCGTCGGGCAGATCCGGGCCACCGCCATCGACCTGCTGCGCGGGGTCGGCGAGGACGGCGCGGCCGTGCTCGACCGGGTCGACGAGGCGCTCGGCCTGCCGACACCGGCGTCCTGA